A region of the Aphelocoma coerulescens isolate FSJ_1873_10779 chromosome 7, UR_Acoe_1.0, whole genome shotgun sequence genome:
caGCAAATCCACGGCAAGAGATGCAAAATCCTGTAGTAAATCCGTgacaggagaccccaaaacccatccagtAAATCCAGGCAGAAATCTCCAAACCCCTCTAATAAACCCATGGAAGAGGCCCCAACGGGGTCTAGTAAAGCCAGAGAATTCCCAAACCCCTCTAGTAAATCCATGGCAAGAGATCCCAACCCCCTCTAAGAAATCCATGACAGGAGACCCAAAAATCCTCTAAGAAATCCATGGCAAGAAACCCAAAAATCCTCTAAGAAATCCATGGCAGGAGACCCAAAAATCCTCTAAGAAATCCATGGCAGGAGACCCAAAAATCCTCTAAGAAATCCATGGCAGGAGATCCCCAGACCCCTTTAAGTTATCAATGACAAACGATCCCAAAACCCCTCTCATAAACCCATGACAGGAGACCCAAAACCCCTCTCATAAACCCACGGCAGGAGATCTCCAAACCCCTCTACGAAATACATGCCGAGAGACCCCAGAACCCGCTAATAAAGCCAGGCAGAGACCTCCAAACCTCTCTAGCAAACCCATGACAGGAGGCTCCCAAGCCCCTCTAATGAACCTATGCCAGGAGCCCCCCAAGCCCGGCAGTCTCCCCCGGGCCGGCGATCCCCAGCCCCTCCGAGCCCCTCACTcaccgggcccggcccggccctacGGCcacggccccgcggccgccgccatgTTTGTTGTGTGGCGCCGCGCAAAGCACGCCGGGACGGGCGGCCCGCGGGGAGGGCGGGAGGCGCGCGGGGCATGCTGGGAGTTGTAGTTTCCCCTGCGTGAGGGCAGGGGGCGTCCTGGGAAGCTGTGggacctccagccctgggagtgcCCCAGGACACGCTGGATGAGGGCTTGGAGCgatctgggatagtggaaagtgtccctgcccatggcacggggtggaacaggatgagctttagggtcccttccagcccaaatcatcctgggattctgtaaaGACCAGCTCCTTCTTTCAAACAAACAGTCGTTTTGTGGCGTGGATTTATTACAGTCATTTGGGATCTCCTCTCATGAATTTATTACAGGGGTTTTGGGACGTCCTGCCACGGGTTTATTAAAGCATTTTGGGATCTCCTCTTGTGGATTCATTAGAGGGGCTTGGGGATCGCCTTTCATGGATTTACCAGAGGAGCTTGGGGATTCTATTGTCATAGATTTATTAGAGGGGTTTGAGGACCTCCTGCCATGGATTTACTAGAGGGATTTGAGGCTCTCTTTTCATGGATTTATTAGAGGGGTTTGGGACCTCACGCCATGGGTTTATTAGAGAGGTTTGGGATCTCCTGCCATGGGTTTattagaggggtttggggatctCCTGCCATGGGTTTATTAGAGGGGTTTGGGATCTCCTGCCATGGATTTATTAGAGAGGTTTGGGATCTCCTGCCATGTGCTTATTAGAGGAGTTTGGGGATCTCCTGCCATGAATTTATTAGAGTGGTTTGAGGCTTTCTTTTCATGGATTTATTAGAGAGGTTTGGGACCTCCCACCATGGGTTTTttagagggatttgggatctccTGCCATGGGTTTATTAGAGAGGTTTGGGATCTCCTGCCATGGGTTTAttagagggatttggggatctcCTGCCATGGATTTATTTGAGAGGTTTGGCATCTCCTGCCATGGGTTTATTAGAGAGGTCTGAGGCTTTCTTTCCATGGATTTATTAGAGGGATTTGAGGCTCTCTTTTCATGGATTTATTAGAGGGGTTTGGGACCTCCCACCATGGGTTTATTAGAGGAATTTGGGATCTCCTGCCATGGGTTTATTAGAGGAATTTGGGATCTCCTGCCATGGTTTTATTAGAGAGGTTTGGGATCTCCTGCCATGGATTTATTAGAGAGGTTTGGGATCTCCTGCCATGGGTCTActagagggatttggggatctcCTGCCATGGATTTATTAGAGGGGTTTGGGATCTACTGCCATGGATTTATTGGAGGGGTTTGAGGCTTTCTTTTCATGGATTTAttagagggatttggggatctcCTGCCATGGGTTTATTAGAGGGGTTTGAGGCTTTCTTTTAATGGATTtattggaggggtttgggaccTCCTGTCATGGATTTAttccagccttggccagtgtgTTGTAGCTACCCTAACAACTCCCTCCTGAGCCTGGAATGGCCCAGCCTGCACCTGACAGGATCATCaagcttggaaaagacctccaggatgACCCTGTCCCACCctcaccccagcactgccatcatCACCCCTGaaccacgtccccaagtgccacatccaggctcctcatggacacttccagagacgGTGACTCCGCCATCACCCTGAGCAAATTCTTCCAGTGCTTAACCACTCTTCCAGGGAATTCTTTTTTCTAATACCCACTCCGGGGcaccttgaggccatttcctctcgtcCTTTCCCTTGGGACATGGCAGAAGAGCCCAATCCCAACCCACCTCCTGTCAAGAGAATTGTAGAGAGCGACAGGGtccccccgagcctccttttctccataaacacccccagttccctcagctcaGGAGATTTTttagccccttccccagctctgttgcacCTCTCTGGACAGGGCTGCCTCCAAATTTGTGACTTTTGCCCCAAATCCAGCATTCCCACTGTCCCCTTGCTCACGTGTAAGCAGGGAGTGACTTTTACCTCGCCCTGCCTTGAACCCAGCAAAGTCCAGCTACTCCAAAATTCCTGGCTGAGATAACCTGGGATAACCAGGCCCACTGAGGGAGCCTTTGGCAAGTTCACAAACAAACTGAGGTACTGATTAACTTCACCCATCCCGGGATTGCCTTTGCACCCACTCCTCAGGCTGAAGCTTTGGATGGAAAATtcatcctgcagcaggagggaggggagggcaggacATTTCCCCACCAGCCCTCTCCTCACCCCACTTCAGCAAACAGCTGGGGTGCCATCACAGAATACATCAATTAACCTATTTCTGTGAGAAATGCTGCTTGCTAAACTGGTCTGCTCCCCAACAACCAGCTCTAAGTGTGCTTTATAAAAATCTCAACATATTTAgtagttattattattattattattattattactattattattattctttttctttacagTTTATAATGAAAGGTTCAGAGAGAATTTTAGTCACTTTTACCTCAGAGCTTCTCCCCCCTACTCTAAAgctcaaatattttattttctgaaagaaaactgctctctgccacttttccaGTAGTTTCTCCACGTGAAGAAATAATTAAAGACATtggtaaaagggaaaaaataaaaaaggctgaTATGAGGAAAACAATGCAGTTCATTTTGGTGCACGGACTGTGGCACGAAGGGAGATGAGAGAAGTCGTGTGCCTGAGGGATGGAAGCTGCATGGCTCTGaatatcctggggtgcattatttttagttttggCATCAATGGCAATGCTGTGAGGCTGATGGATCTTGGGAAATCTCACCTGTGCTGGACCTGCTCCTTTGCTGAGCCAGGTCTCAAATCTGGGGCTCCGCTGGTTGCTAAAACACATTTAGTGCTTGTCTTAGTCCTGTGGGGAGGAGTTTTCAGCTACCTGAGGGCCACCTCCCAGGCTGGGAAACAGCTCTGGAAAGGGAGAACCTGGGCTTCAGCTGCCAGGCCAGCCTCTCTCAGCACCTcttcctgctgtccctggcacCGAGGAGATTCCTGCCGGCTCACAAGAGCCTTAAGggtctcctgctccatccctggaggaatCATCTGAGGATCTGTGTCTCCAGCACAGAGAGGCTGTTTTCATTTGttactgctgtgctgggagttgCTCACACCCAGTTTgcctccctggctcctggccaaGGTGAAACATGAGATACAACAAAGACAAGGAGTCCTGAGGGATCCAAGTAGCAGGTCCAGGAGCTCATCGAACACCAGTGACTCAGCACTGAGAGGGTCACCCAATCTGGCTTTccaaggaaggagggaaaaggcaaaACAGCAAACCACCCACAATTCAAAGCAGTGAATCATTAACTACAGGATTATCACAAAGCACAACGCAACGAATCCACCCATCAGTTGCTTTCCAAAGCATCTTCAGGCTACAACCTGCAGGAGAACTCTCTTCCACAGCCCCTACTGCGGCCGCAGCAACATGGCTTTGAGGCTTTGCTGTGCCTGGAtttccatcctcctcctcctgcccggCCTCTCGGACGGAGGGAAGCTCCTGGTGGTGCCCATGGTGGGAAGCCACTGGCTGAGCATGCAGGAAGTGGTGGAGAAGCTGAGCGAGAGAGGACACGAGGTGGTGGTGCTGGTTCCCGAGGTGAGCTGGCAGATGGAGACGACGCAGGCCTACAAGGTGGTCACGTTCCCAGTGACACAGACCCTGGAAGAGCTGGATAACTCCTTTCAGGAATACGTGGCCATGCACCTGACAGAGAAGCCTTTCCCCCTGAACGCCCTGGCACTGTACAAGGCCTCGGTGCACGTTTTCAGCACCTTCTTTGGGCAGTGCAAGGACATGTTCCGCAGCCAGGAGACCCTGAGGTTCCTCAACCAAAGCGGCTTTGACGCCCTCCTGACAGACCCGGCCTTCATGTGCGGGCCCATCCTGGCCCAtcatctctccctgcccttcgTGTTCTTCATGAGGGGATTCCCGTGCAACCTGCACTTTGCAGCCCCGCAGTGCCCGAGCCCTCTGCCCTACATCCCGAGACTGTTCACCTTCAACTCAGACCGCATGACTTTTTTCCAGAGGGTGGAAAACGCCCTGGTTTCCCTCCTGGAGCTTGAGTACTGCAACGGTTTCTATGGAGAAGTACTCAAGCTTTCCTCGGAAGTTCTTCAGAGGGACATGTCCCTCATGGACATCGTGAGCTCCGCTGCCATTTGGATCCTGAGGTTTGACTTTGTGTTCGAGTACGTCAGGCCAGTGATGCCCAACATGGTCTTCGTTGGGGGGATCAACTGTGCCAAGAAGAAACCACTGCCTAAGGTAATGTTCCTTCTCCTCCAAACTGTACATTTTCCAGTGAAAAGTCACTGTGTTGTTTCAGGAAGTTTATCGCTATTGATTTGTTTTATAAATTTCTGGTAATGATTTAATTCAGACAGGTTTGGGCAGTTGTTTTCCACAGGCCGAAATCAAAGTACCTCGAGACTTATTTGAATTGATGAGGGTTTtctaacaaaaccaacaaaaagggATTTCATCTACGTCACGGGTTcagtttgtaaccgggcagaaacaccaatttagtgtagtggtttggtctaaaatactcattcctgtttatcttctgtgagataagaattaggagaaatgcaaagcaggcaccaaacttgagagaatataaagaagtttatttaacagacctaaaagaaggaaaaaaaattataccacaccttcagaactctcctcctccccccaccttcctcccctctcccactgacaatgtaaaaagacaacccttgagatgttcagtctgtttaccacttccataataaccttgttcagtccatttagaaagagaagtctctttttgctcgtgctatgaaaacagtatcacaccgagacagccacccacttccaaatattgttcagtccatttaggaagaggagtctctctgctcgcaatgtgagtcccttcccccgacctgcagcttttcctgcaactgctttcgagggtccactcttgaaagttttctggggtacaattttaaggttgagccattcagaaacaaaaaaacagaggcccttctccttccctgggagcaaagggtcttcctcatcttcatctttaagactatctctgggagcatctctaggaactgaggttttctcctttcccgtttggagcaaaagtcctcatctggttcatctctccctgtccaaacttgtcatgaaattacagctgcgtcagcatctgcctattgcttacgagttgaacactccaccccccatatcttcatgaaattacaacgggatactctgacatatcatagcttcacaacagaatttcagctttaagcacctcctctctctcttcccgcaggttttcagctcttcacagcaataaaagggttaatctcacctcggccttgcagctttgcagctggaatgttgaatttttatcgcagtggagagagggggagagccaagctgctctggctgcccacggcaaggcagtggggggggttccacggctggaacaggcccatggctccagaaTGGCCGtggcccactggcccctgcacggggcctgcagccacctgtcccagcaccggaaacgagagagagcttgggggggagtttgtctattcttaagtgtggatcacagaggcagtcacaactttaagtggcttaaagaattgtccatattcaaactggccagctgataggttctgtcaggtcccagaggaagctgtaagcaccccttagcaaggatatcccttccgggactatgcttgctaacctatgacaatctACCGGATGGAAATTACTGTCCTCAGTGAGTGTGTGTTATCCACCAACCAGATCCAGttttgatttcattttaatgGAACCTGACATCTATTTCTTTCATCTGACCAAAAACCCAAGAGTCACCTTTTGTTTTTAACTCCAGGCTCATCAGCGTCAGTTTATTCACTTTAGTTGTATTTTCATGACAGATTCTTTCCAAACAGGCTGTCTGTGCTAAGTTACTCCTGTTTGTGGGGGTGAAACATAAATGTCACGCTGACATCGCAACAAATAACCTTACAGTCGTGGATTTGGTGAAAGACACGTGAATGCAGAACTCAGATAAATTTTCATAACTATTCCTTGACATTTGCTTTTACCAGAATTCTTTTGCAGGGTTTTTAAAGCTAATCTAGAAATCTCAATCTATTTGGATAGTCACCGTGTAATCTCTACAATGGTAACACCGGGCATTTCTCTCCAGGCACAAAGCAGGACACAAATCTCTTTCCTAGGAAATTGCTCCCTCGCTTCTGAATTGTGGCCACGCAATATCTCTGCACTATATCTTTGAGCTGAAGGGGtgggctttttctttcttgtttcagaTTTCTTTTGTGCTCTTTGACAGCCATCTGAACCTGATAAATAAGGCAAAGAATAATATTATAAAGTAGAATATTAGAATGATATTATATCTAAGGCATCCTCTCACGTCAGGCTCCTACACATGAACTGGCCCCTTCCTTTGATTATCCTTATCCACCTCCTCCAAACCCCTGGAACTTCTTCACCTGAGACATTAAAGTAGAAAGACTTTAAAGTTTCACTTTCCCAATGAacataaatagaaaataaatcacTTTGCATcggcttttcctcctctgaatGCAGCTCTTACCCCTCGACTGCCTTAAAAACTCTGTACAGGCCCCTCCTCCCAAGCTGCTGGATGTAATTCCTGGCCTTGGCACTCATTCCTAGCTGTCTCCCAGCCTTCATTCCTGGTTCCAGCCAGGCCTGTTGCACTTCAGCATGCAGATTATTCTCCTCCCTGaatgcccagcagctcctgagtgGATTGTTTATCCCAAAAAAGGGCCGTATATCCAGGAGACACCACCCACCCACCGCTCCAGAGAGGCACTCGAGTGCCAAATCCTCCCTCGCTCCTTATTTCTGGATCCTCCGAGCGCTGCTTCCCTTAAAAACCACACAGGAATGTCGCCTGCAAGGAATTCTGGATGGCCCGGTGCTTtcacagagcagggacacctcagaGCACAGGGCCTCCTCCGCCTGCCAAGGCTGCAATAAATCCACGGCAGGACATCCCCAAATCTCTCCAATAAACCCACAGCCAGAGATCCCAACCCCCCCTCTAACAAAGCCATGGCAGGAGAAGCCAAAACCCTCTACTAAACACATGGCAagagatcccaaatcccgcaGCAAATCCACGGCAAGAGATGCAAAATCCTGTAGTAAATCCGTgacaggagaccccaaaacccatccagtAAATCCAGGCAGAAATCTCCAAACCCCTCTAATAAACCCATGGAAGAGGTCCCAAAGTGGTCTAGTAAAGCCAGAGGATTCCCAAACCCCTCTAGTAAATCCATGGCAAGAGATCCCAACCCCCTCTAAGAAATCCATGACAGGAGACCCAAAAATCCTCTAAGAAATCCATGGCAAGAAACCCAAAAATCCTCTAAGAAATCCATGGCAGGAGACCCAAAAATCCTCTAAGAAATCCATGGCAGGAGATCCCCAGACCCCTTTAAGTTATCAATGACAAACGATCCCAAAACCCCTCTAATAACGCCATGACAGGAGACCCAAAACCCCTCTCATAAACCCATGACAGGAGACCCAAAACCCCTCTCATAAACCCACGGCAGGAGATCTCAAAACCCCTCTAAGAAACACATGCCAAGAGACCCCAGAACCCGCTAATAAACCCAGGCAGAGACCTCCAAACCTCTCTAGCAAACCCATGACAGGAGGCTCCCAAGCCCCTCTAATGAACCTATGCCAGGAGCCCCCCAAGCCCGGCAGTCTCCCCCGGGCCGGCGATCCCCAGCCCCTCCGAGCCCCTCACTcaccgggcccggcccggccctacGGCcacggccccgcggccgccgccatgTTTGTTGTGTGGCGCCGCGCAAAGCACGCCGGGACCGGCGGCCCGCGGGGAGGGCGGGAGGCGCGCGGGGCATGCTGGGAGTTGTAGTTTCCCCTGCGTGAGGGCAGGGGGCGTCCTGGGAAGCTGTGggacctccagccctgggagtgcCCCAGGACACGCTGGATGAGGGCTTGGAGCgatctgggatagtggaaagtgtccctgcccatggcacggggtggaacaggatgagctttagggtcccttccagcccaaatcatcctgggattctgtaaaGACCAGCTCCTTCTTTCAAACAAACAGTCGTTTTGTGGCGTGGATTTATTACAGTCATTTGGGATCTCCTCTCATGAATTTATTACAGGGGTTTT
Encoded here:
- the LOC138113454 gene encoding UDP-glucuronosyltransferase 1-6-like — its product is MALRLCCAWISILLLLPGLSDGGKLLVVPMVGSHWLSMQEVVEKLSERGHEVVVLVPEVSWQMETTQAYKVVTFPVTQTLEELDNSFQEYVAMHLTEKPFPLNALALYKASVHVFSTFFGQCKDMFRSQETLRFLNQSGFDALLTDPAFMCGPILAHHLSLPFVFFMRGFPCNLHFAAPQCPSPLPYIPRLFTFNSDRMTFFQRVENALVSLLELEYCNGFYGEVLKLSSEVLQRDMSLMDIVSSAAIWILRFDFVFEYVRPVMPNMVFVGGINCAKKKPLPKVMFLLLQTVHFPVKSHCVVSGSLSLLICFINFW